The genomic region TCGCTGTACTGCCACGAGGGCAGGCCCAGCTACGCGTACAACTACTTCGGGCTCAGTGAGCACAAGGTCGCCGCGAGCGAACCGCTCGGCGCGGGCCGGCACGAGATCACCCTGGAGTTCGGCTACGACGGCGGCGGCGTGGGCCGAGGCGCGACCGTCGTGCTGGGTGTGGACGGCGAGAAGGTCGGCGAGGGCAGGGTGGCGGCGACCATCCCCTACTACTTCGCCTTCGACGAGACCTTCGACCTCGGCGTCGACCGCGCCTCGCCGGTGACCGACGACTACGCCTTCGCCGACAACGCGTTCACCGGCACGCTGGAGCGGGTCCGGTTCGACCTGTCCGACGACGTCTGGAGCGACGTGGCCAGTGAGCAGGCGCGCACGGAGTTCCGGGCCGCCCATGAGTGAGCGGTCGGCGGGCGGCCGGTGCTGCGCCCCCTCGCGCGAGGCGGGCGGCGCGGCCCGCCCCGCCGCACGGCCGGCCTTCGAGCGGGGCCCGGGCGACGTGAGCGGTCTGGTGCGCCTGGAGGGCGGGGCCTTCCTCATGGGCTGCGACGACGCCCGCTCCTATCCGGGCGACGGCGAGGGGCCGGTCCGCCGGGTCGAGGTGGACCCGTTCTGGATCGGCCCGACGACGGTGACCAACGCGGAGTTCGCCGTGTTCGCCGACGCGACCGGCTACCGCACGGACGCCGAGCGGTTCGGCTGGTCCTTCGTGTTCGGCGGGCTCCTGCCCGACGACTTCCCGCCCACCAGGGCCGTGGCGAACGCGCCGTGGTGGCGCCAGGTCGAGGGTGCCGACTGGCGGCGCCCCGAGGGCCCCGGGTCGTCGACGGCGGACCGGGCCGACCATCCGGTGGTGCACGTGTCCTGGGACGACGCCCGGGCCTACTGCGACTGGGCGGGTCTGCGCCTTCCGACCGAAGCGGAGTGGGAGTACGCGGCGCGGGGCGGGTTGGAGGGCCGCGCCTACCCGTGGGGCGACGAGCTCGAACCCGGCGGCGAGCACCGGATGAACGTCTGGCAGGGGTCCTTCCCGCACAGCAACACCCTCGCCGACGGGTGGCTCGGGACCTGCCCGGTCACCGCGTTCGCGCCGAACGGGCACGGCCTGTACAACATGACGGGCAACGTGTGGGAGTGGTGCCGGGACCGGTTCGACTCGGCTCCGCACGCCGGGGACGGCGCGCGCCGGAGTTCGCGCGGCGGGTCCTACCTGTGCCACGAGTCCTACTGCCGGCGCTACCGGGTCAGCGCGCGCCAGGGGCTGACCCCGGACTCGTCGATGGGCAACGCCGGGTTCCGCTGCGCCCGCGACGCCGGGTGAGGCCGCGAGGCCGCGGGGCCGTGTGAGGCCGCGGGGCCGTCGGCCGAAAAACCGGTCGACGGGCCCGCGGCTTCCTGGCACCCTGGGGCATCGTGACGACTTCAGAGCTTGTGACCGCCGCGGACGTGGAACTCATGCAGGGCCTGGCGCAGCGCGTCACGGCCACCCACCCGGAGCTGGTGAACAGCGACGCCTCCTTCGGCGAGCTGGCCTGGAACTGGGGCAGGGCGCACACCGCCCAGGGCTCCTCGTGGCGCCGCCGCCTGTGGTCCTCCGGCGGGGAACTCGTGGCATGGGGGTGGGCCCAGTTGCCGTGCAGCGTCCGGCTCAGCGACGGGACCGTCGCGAACGCCACCGGCGCCTACCTGGCCTACCAGGTCCACCCCGACCACGCCGACCTGGTCGACGAGGTGATCGACTGGTTCGACGCCACCGCGCCGGGCCTGGAGCGCACCGTACTGCCGGGCGCCTCCGACGGGTTCGCCCTGGAACGGTGGGCGGCGCACGGGTACGTGCCCGACCCGGACGGGCAGGGCGACACCGGCTCCTGGACCCAGCTCAACCAGCGCGACCTCACCGACGTGGAACCGCCGAAGCTCCCGGGCGGGTACACGTTCCGCACCGCCGACGAGGCCGGGGAGGAGGCCGCGGTCCGCGCCCACCTGAACGCCTGGGGACCCCGGGCGTACTCGGTCGAGGCCTACCGCGACCTGCGGGGGACGAACGGCTACCGCGGCGACCTGCACGTGCTGGTGGAGGCACCGGACGGGACGATGGCGTCCTCGGCCATCATGTGGCTGGACGGGGCGAACCGCACCGTCGAGTTCGAGCCGATGGGCACGCACCCCGACCACCGGCGCCTGGGACTGGGCCGGGCGGTGCTCCTGCACGGGATGCGCCTGGCCCGCGAGGCGGGGGCCGTGCAGGCGACGGTCGCCTGTCTGGGGGCACCGGGGCACCCGGCGGCCCGCGAGCTGTACTACGGCGCGGGGTTCCGCGAGCTGTGCCGGGACGTCCCCCTCCTCAAGCCCGCGACCGCCGCCTGACGGAGGAGCGGGGCGCCTCCGCCGCACCCGGCCCGGGACACGGGCGGACCGGTGCTCAGATCAGGGAGCGGATCGCCCGCTCGAACCCGGCGACGTGCTCCAGGGCGAGCTCGGCGGCCTTGTCCGCGTCGCCCTCGATGATGGCGGTCAGCAGCGGGATGTGCTCCTCCACGTGGCCGGTCACGCCCGAGAGCCGGGGGATGAAGACGCACCAGATCCGGGTGGCCAGGTCGTCGTAGGTGATCAGGGTGTCCTGGAGGAACGGGTTGTACACGCACCGGTAGATCGCGCGGTGCACGCTGACGTCGGCGCGGAGCAGTTCGGTGTTGTCCTCGCCGCGCTCGTTCTCCAGGCGTGAGCGCAGCTCGGCGAGCGCGGCGCGGTCGGCGGTGGTGGCCCGCTCGGCCGCCGACGAGGCGGCCAGCGGCTCCAGGGTGCGCCGCACCTCGGAGATGTGCGCCAGGTCGGCGATGTGCACGTCGGTGGCGAAGGTACCGCGGCGGGGGTAGGCGATGACCATGCGGTCGCGCGCGAGGCGCTTCAGCGCCTCGCGGATCGGGGTGCGCCCCATGCCGAGTTCGCTGCTGAGCCGGTCCTCGTTGATGGGGTCGCCCGGCTTGATGTCCAGCATGACCAGGCGGTCGCGGATCTCGGCGTAGGCCTGGTCGGCGAGCGAAGTTCCCGAAGATGACTCATTGACCTGTGTTCCCATGTGACCTACAGTACAACGAAAGCTGATATATCAGTCGTCGATTAAATGGCGTCCACCCCCACTTCCGCTGGAGGCATCGCGATGACCGACCCGTCCCCGGCCCGTCCACCAGGCGCACACCTGCCCGACCACCCCGACTTCCTGTGGAAGGACCCGGAGCCGAAGTCCGCCTACGACGTCGTGATCGTCGGGGGCGGCGGGCACGGCCTCGCCACCGCCTACTACCTCGCCAAGGTGCACGGCATCACGAACGTGGCGGTCCTGGAGAAGGGGTGGCTGGCCGGCGGCAACATGGCCCGCAACACCACGATCATCCGCTCCAACTATTTGTGGGACGAGAGCTCCGGCATCTACGAGCACTCCCTGAAGCTGTGGGAGGGGCTGGAGGAGGACCTCGGCTACCCGATCCTGTTCGACCAGCGCGGCGTGCTCAACCTCGCGCACAGCCTCCAGGACGTGCGCGACAGCGTGCGCCGGGTCAACGCCAACCGGCTCAACGGCGTCGACGCCGAATGGCTGGACCCGGAGGGCGTCAAGGAGGTCTGCCCGATCGTCAACGTCTCGCCGGACGTGCGCTACCCCGTCATGGGGGCCACGTTCCAGCCGCGGGCCGGCATCGCCAAGCACGACTACGTGGCCTGGGGCTATGCCAGGGCCGCGCACGAGATGGGCGTCGACCTCATCCAGAACTGCGAGGTCACCGGCATCGAGACGACCGGCGACCGGGTCACCGCCGTGCGGACCACGCGCGGGCGCATCGCCGCGGGCCGGGTCGCGCTGTGCGCGGCCGGGCACAGTTCGGTGCTCGCTGAGATGGCCGGCCTCCGGCTCCCCCTCACCTCGCACCCGCTCCAGGCGCTGGTCTCGGAGCTGCTCGAACCCGTGCACCCCACCGTGGTGATGTCCAACGCGGTGCACGTCTACGTCTCCCAGGCGCACAAGGGCGAACTCGTCATGGGCGCCGGCATCGACAGCTACAACGGCTACGGGCAGCGGGGATCGTTCCACATCATCGAACGGCAGATGTCGGCCGCGCTGGAGCTGTTCCCGATCTTCGCCAGGGCCCACCTGCTGCGCACGTGGGCGGGGATCGTCGACGTGAGCCCGGACGCCTCCCCCATCGTCGGGCTCACCCCGGTCGAGGGCCTCTACCTCAACTGCGGATGGGGCACCGGCGGCTTCAAGGCCACCCCCGGCGTCGGTGACTGCTTCGCGCACACCATCGCCCACGACAAGCCGCACCGGTTCAACGAGCCGTTCACCCTCGAACGCTTCACCACCGGCGCGCTCGTCGACGAGCACGGCGCCGCCGCCGTCGCGCACTGAGAGCGAGGATCCAGCCATGCAACTCATCCCCTGCCCGTGGTGCGGGCCCCGCGAGGAAGCCGAGTTCCACTACGGCGGCCAGGCGCACGTGGCCTACCCCGAGGACCCCCGTGCGCTGACCGACCAGGAGTGGGCACGGTTCGTGTTCTTCCGCGACAACCCGTGCGGGCCCTTCGCGGAGCGGTGGAGCCACAGCGCGGGCTGCCGCCGGTGGTTCAACGCCGTCCGCGACACCAGGACCTACGAACTGCTGTCCGTGTACCGCGTCGGCGAGCCGATGCCCGAAGTCAGTGAGAGGGACGAGGTGGTCTCGTGAGCGCGACCTTCCGCCTGCCCGCCGGCGGCCGTATCGACAGGGACACCGAGCTGCGGTTCACCTTCGACGGCCGGTCGATGACCGGGCACCCCGGCGACACCCTGGCCTCCGCGCTGCTGGCCAACGGCGAGCACCGGATCGGCACCAGCATCAAGTTCGGCCGACCGCGCGGCATCGTGGCGGCGGGGTCGGAGGACCCGACGTCGCTGGTGCAGATCGAGCGGCCCTTCCCGGAGCCGATGCTGACCGCGACCACCGTGGAGCTCTACGACGGCCTCGTCGCCCACGGCCTGCCCGGGCAGGGCCGGCTGGCGACCGAGCCGGACCCGGCCCGCTACGACGCCAAGCACGTGCACTGCGACGTCCTGGTCGTCGGGACCGGCCCCGCGGGCCTGGTGGCCGCGCTCACCGCCGCCCGCAGCGGCGCCCGCGTCGTCGTGGTCGACGAGCAGAGCCGGGCCGGCGGCTCACTGCTGGGCACCCGGGAGTACCTGAACGAGCGGCCCTGGGCCGACTGGGTCGACGACACCGTGGCCGAGCTGCGTAGCACCCCCGGGGTGCTGGTCCTGGAGCGCACCACGGCGTTCGGCGTCTACCAGGACGGGTTCGTCCTGGCCCTGCAGCGCCGCACCGACCACCTCGGCTTCGACGCGCCCGCCGACGCGGCCCGCCAGCGGGTCTGGCGGATCAGGGCCGCGCAGACCGTCCTGGCCACCGGCGCCCACGAGCGGCCCGTCGTCTTCGCCGACAACGACCGCCCGGGCATCATGCTCGCCGGCTCCGCACGCACCTACCTGCACCGCTACGGCGTCCTGCCCGGCTCGCGGGCGGTCGTCCTCGCCACCAACGACAGCGCCTACGTCGCCGCGCTCGACCTCGCCAACGCCGGGATGGACGTGGCGATGGTCGTCGACGCCAGGCCCACCGCGCCCCGGCTGCTGCGGGCGCGGTGCTACGCCCGCGAGATCGAGGTGCGCACCGGCCACGTCGTCACCGGAACCGAGGGCGGGGACCGGGTCAGCGGGGTGCGCGTCGCACCGGTCGAGGGCTCCGACGGGACCGTGGAGACCGTCGCCTGCGACACCCTGCTCGTCTCCGGCGGCTGGAACCCCGTCGTGCACCTGTTCAGCCAGGCGGGCGGCACCCTGCGCTACGACGCCGGCCTGGGCGCCTACGTGCCCGGCGAGGAGCTGCCGACCGTGCGGGTGGCCGGATCGGCGACCGGTGCCCTCGACCTGGCGGCGTGCCTGCGCCAGGGCTGGGAGGCCGGCTGCGGGGCCGCGCTCGCCACGGGCGCCCGCCCCGACGAGGTCGTCCTGCCGGCCTCGGACTCGCGGGCCGAGGAGCAGCCCGGCCTGGTGCTGTTGCGCGTCCCGGGCGGCGAACCCGAGGAGGACGCACCGGACACCCGCTTCGTCGACCTGCAGCGCGACGCGACGGTCTCCGACGTCCTGCGCGCCACCGGCGCGGGGCTGAGCTCACTGGAGCACGTGAAGCGGTACACGACCATCGGCACCGCGCACGACCAGGGCAAGACCTCGGGGATGATCGCCGCGGGGATCGTCGCCGAGGCGCTGGGGGTCGAACTCTCCGACCAGCGGCCCACCACGTTCCGGCCGCCCTACACCCCGGTGTCGTTCGCCGCGCTGGCCGGACGCGACCGCGGCGTGCTGCACGACCCGGTGCGGGTGACCTCCGTGCACCCCTGGCACGTCGCGCGCGGCGCGCTCTTCGAGGACGTGGGCCAGTGGAAGCGGCCCTGGTACTTCCCCCTGCCTGGCGAGGACATGGACATCGCCGTGCTGCGGGAGTGCCGCGCCGCCCGTGAGGGGGTCGCCCTGATGGACGGCTCGACGCTGGGCAAGATCGACGTCCAGGGCCGGGACGCGGGGCGCTTCCTCGACATGCTCTACACGAACAAGATGAGCGGCCTGAGGGTCGGGAAGATCCGCTACGGGCTCATGTGCGGCGTCGACGGCATGGTCATCGACGACGGCACCGTCATCCGGCTGGCCGAGGACCGCTTCCTGGTGACCACGACGACCGGCAACGCCGCGATGGTCCTGGACTGGATGGAGGAGTGGCTCCAGACGGAGTGGCCCGACCTGGACGTGTACGCCGCCTCGGTCACCGAGCACTGGGCCACGCTCCCGCTGGTGGGACCGCGCTCGCGCGACGTGCTCGCCGCGCTCGCGCCCGGCCTGGACGTGAGCAACGAGGCCTTCGAGTTCATGGCCTGGCGGGACACCGTCCTGGACGTGGGACCGGGGGTCACGGCCCGGGTGTGCCGGATCAGCTTCTCCGGTGAGCTGGCCTACGAGATCAACGTGACCGCCTGGCACGGCCCGGCCGTGTGGGAGGCGCTCATGGCGGCGGGCGAGCGGTACGGGATCACGCCGTACGGCACCGAGACCATGCACGTGCTGCGGGCCGAGAAGGGCTACCCGATCGTGGGCCAGGACACCGACGCCACGGTCACACCCCAGGACTTGGGGATGTCGTGGGCGGTGTCGAAGAAGAAGGCCGACTTCCTCGGCAGGCGGTCCTTCGCCCGGGCGGAGAACAACCGCCCCGACCGCAAGCAGCTCGTCGGGCTGCTGCCGCTGGACAGGGACGTGCGGCTGCCGGAGGGCGCGCAGGTGGTCGACACCGACGAGCTGCCCGAGCCGCCGGTCCGGATGCTCGGCCACGTTACCTCCAGCTACCGCAGTGCCGCCCTGGACCGCACGTTCGCGCTCGCGGTGGTGCGCTCGGGCCGCGAGCGCGTCGGCGAGCGGCTCTACGTCCCCGTCGGGGACGGCCTCGTACCGATCACCGTGACCGAGTCAGTGCTCTACGACAAGGAAGGAGCCCGTCGTGAGGGCTGACACCAGCGTCCGGACCAGCCCCCTGGCGGCGTGGACGGACCGACTCGCCGACCTCGCCCCCGCGCTGACGGCCGCCGAGCGGCCGTTCCTGACCCAGCTCACCGTGCGCGCCTCCGACCCGGTCGCCGTGGCCAGGATGGGCGAGGCACTGGGCGTCGCGTTCCCGGCCGACCCGTGCACGGCGACCCGGGGCGGCGGCCCCTTCGGCGCCGTCGAGGTGCTGTGGCTGGGGCCCGACGAGTACCTCGTGGTGGCCGAACCCGACCGGCGGGTCCCGGTCGAGGACGCCCTGCGCGCCGCACTGCGCCCCGCGCGCGGCGCGGTCGTGGACACCTCGGCCCAGCGCACGACGATCGCGCTGTCGGGCCCGCACGCGCGGGACGTCCTCGCCCACGGCTGCGCCATCGACCTGCACCCGTCGGCGGCACCGGCCGGAACCTGCGTGCAGACCCTGGTGGCCAGGGCCGGAGCCGTCCTGCGCGTCGACGACGCGGAGTCCGGCGCCTTCACCCTGCTGGTGCGCTCCTCCTTCGCGGAGTACCTCGCCGCGTGGCTGAGCGACGCCTGCGTCGAGTACCGGGCGGCCCTGTCATGAGCCTCAGCGTGCTCGACCTGTTCAAGGTCGGGATCGGGCCGTCGAGCTCGCACACCGTCGGGCCGATGCGCGCGGCGAAGTCGTTCGCGGACGCCCTGCGGGACGAGGGGGCGTCGTCACGGGTGGCGTCGGTGCGGGTCGAACTGTTCGGGTCGCTCGGTGCGACCGGCCACGGGCACGGCAGTGTGCGGGCGGTCGTCCTGGGGCTGGCCGGGCACGCGCCCGACACGGTCGACCCGGTCGCGGCCCGGCCGATGGTGGACGACGTGGCGGCGACCGGGAAGCTGGAGCTGGCCGGCGGGCGCGTGATCGGGTTCTCCGTCGACGACGACGTCGTGCTGCACCGGAACAAGCGGCTCGACTTCCACAGCAACGGCATGGTCTTCCACGCGTTCGACCGCGCGGGGTCCCCGGTGTCGGTCCGTACCTACTACTCGGTCGGCGGCGGGTTCGTCGTGGACGAGGACGCCGCCGGGGCGAAGGCCCTGGTCGAGGACCCCACGCCCGTGGAGCACCCCTTCGCCACCGCCGAGGAGCTGCTGGCCCGCGCCGACGGCGCCGGACTCTCGTTCAGCGCGGTGATGCTGGCCAACGAGCGGTCCCGCCGCCCGGACCGGGAGACCAGGGACCGGCTGCTGGAGATCTGGTCCGTGATGCGGGAGTGCGTCGAACGCGGGTCCACGACCGGGGGCGTCCTGCCCGGCGGGCTGCGCGTCCGGCGGCGCGCCGCGACGCTGCGGGAGGACCTGGAGGCCGCGGGCGAGACCGGGGACCCGCTGCGCGCCATGGAGTGGGTGACGATGTTCGCCCTCGCGGTCAACGAGGAGAACGCGGCGGGCGGGCGGATCGTGACCGCGCCGACCAACGGCGCGGCGGGGATCATCCCCGCCGTCCTGTACTACTACGAGCGCTTCGTGCCCGGCGCCGACGACGACGGCATCGTGCGGTTCCTGCTCACCGCGGGCGCGATCGGCATGCTGTTCAAGCAGAACGCGTCGATCTCCGGCGCGGAGGTCGGGTGCCAGGGCGAGGTGGGCTCCGCCTGCTCCATGGCCGCGGCCGGCCTGGCCGAGGTGCTCGGCGGCACCCCCGCCCAGGTGGAGAACGCCGCCGAGATCGGTATCGAGCACAACCTGGGCCTGACCTGCGATCCGGTGGGCGGCCTGGTGCAGATCCCCTGCATCGAGCGCAACGCGATCGCCGCCATCAAGGCCATCACCGCGGCGCGGATGTCGGTGCGCGGCGACGGCGCGCACCACGTGTCCCTCGACAAGGCCATCAAGACCATGCGGGAGACCGGCGCCGACATGAAGGACAAGTACAAGGAGACCGCCCGCGGCGGGCTCGCGCTCAACGTCGTCGAGTGCTGACCGGCGCACACGCCCGGCCGGCACCGAGAACGCTCACCCCCTTCACGCTGAGGAGACCCTCGTGGCGCGCAACTTCACTCTCACCCTGCGGTGCCCGGAACGGGCGGGCATCGTCCACGCGGTGACCGAGTTCCTGGTCGACCGCGGCTGCGACATCGTCGAGCACCAGCAGTTCGACGACAACGTGCGCGGCCAGCTGTTCCTGCGGACCTCGTTTGCGTGCTCGGCGTCCGAGCGCGGGACCGACGAGCTCAGGAGCGAGTTCGACTCCGTGGCGCGGGAGTTCGCCATGGACTTCCAGCTGTGGGACGAGCGCCGGCCGCGCATTCTGGTGATGGTGTCCAAGACCGCCCACTGCCTGAACGACCTGCTGTTCCGCTGGCGCGCGGGCAACCTCGACGGGGAGCTCGTCGGGGTGGTGTCCAACCACGAGGACCTGCGGCCGATGGCCGAGGCGGCCGGCCTGGACTTCGTCCACGTACCGGTGACCGAGGCGTCCAAGGCGGCCGCCGAGGCCCGCCTGCTCGAACTCGTCGAGGAGTACGGCGCCGACCTCGTCGTGCTCGCGCGGTACATGCAGGTGCTCTCGGACGACCTGTGCGCCAAGCTCGAAGGCCGCGTGATCAACATCCACCACTCCTTCCTGCCGGGGTTCAAGGGCGCCAAGCCCTACCACCAGGCCTACGACCGCGGTGTGAAGTACGTCGGCGCGACCGCGCACTACGTCACGCCCGACCTCGACGAGGGCCCGATCATCGAGCAGGAGGTGCTGAGGGTGGACCACTCCTTCGACCCGCGGGCGCTGGCGACCGTGGGACGCGACGCGGAGGCGCTCGCGCTGTCCCGGGCGGTGCGCTGGCACTGCCAGCACCGCGTCCTGCTGTACGGCCGCAGCACCGTCGTCTTCCGCTGACCCCCCGATCCGCCCGCCCCAAGCCACTCGACCCCCAAGGACGGACAACGTGATACGTGGCCGGACACTCGACGCCTTCCTGACCGACCTCGCCGCCCGAAGGCCCGCCCCCGGAGGCGGAGCCACCGCCGCCGTGCACGCGGCCCAGGCCGCCGCCCTGGTCGGCATGGTGGCCCGCTACAGCGACGGCGCGCGCTTCGCCGAGCACGCCGAGGAGATCGCGCGGATCGTGGCAGCCTCCGACCGGCTGTGGGCGGAGTCCCTGCGGCTCGCGGAGGCGGACGCGGCGGCCTTCTCCGCGGTCACCGACGCCTACGCCCTGCCCCGCGCCACCGACGAGGAGAAGGCGGAGCGCACCCTCGCCATGGCCGCGGCCCTGCAGGAGGCCTGCGAGCCGCCCGTCGCGGTGATCGCGGCCGCCGCCGAGGCCGTCGCCCTGGCCGAGCGCGTCCTGCCGATCGGCAACCGCAACGTCGTCACCGACGTGGCCGCGGCGGCCGAGGCCGCCCGCGCCGCCGCCACGACGGCCAGGGTGAACGTCGAGATCAACCTGGGCGGTATCAGGGACCCCCGGGCACGGGAGGAGTTCCGGGAGGCGGCCCGGGCCGTCGATCCCGTCGTCGAGCGCGCGGAGAAGGTCACCGCCGCGGTCCGGGAGGCGATCGCCGTATGACCGCCACGAGCACGGAGCCCCGGACCACCACCGCGCTCACGGGCAGGCCGCTGGCCGAGGGGATCCGGCGGGACGCGCGCGAGCGGGCCGCCGCGCTGGCCGCGGCGGGCACCCCGCCGCGCCTGGTGGTCGTCACGGCCACGGACGACGGGTCGGCCCTGTGGTACGTGCGCTCGATCGCCAAGGCGGCCGCGGCCGTCGGAATCGACTGCGACGTCCGCGACCTCGGCCCCTCGGCTTCGCGAGCGCGCATCCGGGACACGCTGCGCGACCTGAACCGGGACCCGCGGGTGCACGGCATCATCCTGCAGACCCCGTTGCCCGAGGGTCTGTCACCGGCCGGGCTCGCGGTGGAGATCGACCCGGCCAAGGACGTCGACGGGGCGAACCCCGCGAGCCTGGGGCGCTGCGCGGCCGGGCTGCCCGGCTTCGCCCCGGCCACGGCCGAGGCCGTGGTGCGGCTCCTCGACCACCACGGCGTCGAGCTGGCGGGCAGGGACGTCGCGATGGTCGGCCGCTCCCTGGTCGTGGGCACCCCGGTGGCGCTGCTGCTGTTGGAACGGGACGCGACGGTGACGGTCTGCCACTCCCTGACGGCGGAGCTGCGGGACCGCACCAGCACCGCCGACATCGTGGTCGTCGCCACGGGTGTGCCGCACCTGATCGGCGCGGACCACCTCCGGGAGGGCGCCGTGGTCGTCGACGTGGGCACCAACGCCACGGACGACGGCCTGACCGGCGATGTCGACGCGGACGCGGTCGAGGGCGTCGCGGGCGCGCTCACGCCGGTGCCCGGCGGCGTCGGACCGGTGACCACGGCGCTGCTGCTCTCCCACACCGTGCGGGCGGCCGACCGCGCGACGGGCTGACACCGGTCGGCGGGACACCGGTCGCCGGGACACCGCCCCAGACAGCTGATCCAGAGGTGCACACGTGACAGTCACGGAACAACAGCCATCCGAACCGCTTCGGGGCCTGGCCCCGGTCCACGGCCCACCGCCGCGCGGAGAGCACGGGCCGGGGCCGGTGGGCCCGGACGCCGCCGAGGTGGACCTGGACGCCGCCGAGTCGGCCGCACGCGACTTCCTCCGGCACCTGGGCGTCTCGCTGGCGCCGGAGGGCATGGAGCAGACCCCGGGGCGTATGGCCAGGGCCTACGCCGAGCTCCTGGCGCCCCGGCCCTTCCAGCTCACCACCTTCCCCAACGAGCACGGGTACGCGGACTTCGTCATCGCCCGCGCCATCCCCGTGCACTCGGTCTGCGAGCACCACTTCCTCCCCTTCACCGGGATCGCCCACGTGGGCTACCTCCCCGGCTCCCGCATCGTCGGTCTGTCCAAGCTCGCCCGGGTCGTCGAACACTTCGCCCGGAGGCCCCAGGTCCAGGAGAGGCTCACGCAGCAGATCGCGGCGCTGCTCACCGAGCAGCTCGGCGCCGACGCCGTCGGGGTGGTGATCGAGGCCGAGCACCTGTGCATGACCCTGCGCGGGGTCCAGGCCGCGGGGTCGACCACGAGCACCTCCGCGATGCTGGGCTCCCTGAGCAAGGA from Nocardiopsis aegyptia harbors:
- a CDS encoding GntR family transcriptional regulator; the encoded protein is MGTQVNESSSGTSLADQAYAEIRDRLVMLDIKPGDPINEDRLSSELGMGRTPIREALKRLARDRMVIAYPRRGTFATDVHIADLAHISEVRRTLEPLAASSAAERATTADRAALAELRSRLENERGEDNTELLRADVSVHRAIYRCVYNPFLQDTLITYDDLATRIWCVFIPRLSGVTGHVEEHIPLLTAIIEGDADKAAELALEHVAGFERAIRSLI
- a CDS encoding sarcosine oxidase subunit beta family protein — translated: MTDPSPARPPGAHLPDHPDFLWKDPEPKSAYDVVIVGGGGHGLATAYYLAKVHGITNVAVLEKGWLAGGNMARNTTIIRSNYLWDESSGIYEHSLKLWEGLEEDLGYPILFDQRGVLNLAHSLQDVRDSVRRVNANRLNGVDAEWLDPEGVKEVCPIVNVSPDVRYPVMGATFQPRAGIAKHDYVAWGYARAAHEMGVDLIQNCEVTGIETTGDRVTAVRTTRGRIAAGRVALCAAGHSSVLAEMAGLRLPLTSHPLQALVSELLEPVHPTVVMSNAVHVYVSQAHKGELVMGAGIDSYNGYGQRGSFHIIERQMSAALELFPIFARAHLLRTWAGIVDVSPDASPIVGLTPVEGLYLNCGWGTGGFKATPGVGDCFAHTIAHDKPHRFNEPFTLERFTTGALVDEHGAAAVAH
- a CDS encoding sarcosine oxidase subunit delta, whose product is MQLIPCPWCGPREEAEFHYGGQAHVAYPEDPRALTDQEWARFVFFRDNPCGPFAERWSHSAGCRRWFNAVRDTRTYELLSVYRVGEPMPEVSERDEVVS
- a CDS encoding formylglycine-generating enzyme family protein; amino-acid sequence: MSERSAGGRCCAPSREAGGAARPAARPAFERGPGDVSGLVRLEGGAFLMGCDDARSYPGDGEGPVRRVEVDPFWIGPTTVTNAEFAVFADATGYRTDAERFGWSFVFGGLLPDDFPPTRAVANAPWWRQVEGADWRRPEGPGSSTADRADHPVVHVSWDDARAYCDWAGLRLPTEAEWEYAARGGLEGRAYPWGDELEPGGEHRMNVWQGSFPHSNTLADGWLGTCPVTAFAPNGHGLYNMTGNVWEWCRDRFDSAPHAGDGARRSSRGGSYLCHESYCRRYRVSARQGLTPDSSMGNAGFRCARDAG
- a CDS encoding sarcosine oxidase subunit gamma; the encoded protein is MRADTSVRTSPLAAWTDRLADLAPALTAAERPFLTQLTVRASDPVAVARMGEALGVAFPADPCTATRGGGPFGAVEVLWLGPDEYLVVAEPDRRVPVEDALRAALRPARGAVVDTSAQRTTIALSGPHARDVLAHGCAIDLHPSAAPAGTCVQTLVARAGAVLRVDDAESGAFTLLVRSSFAEYLAAWLSDACVEYRAALS
- a CDS encoding 2Fe-2S iron-sulfur cluster-binding protein, encoding MSATFRLPAGGRIDRDTELRFTFDGRSMTGHPGDTLASALLANGEHRIGTSIKFGRPRGIVAAGSEDPTSLVQIERPFPEPMLTATTVELYDGLVAHGLPGQGRLATEPDPARYDAKHVHCDVLVVGTGPAGLVAALTAARSGARVVVVDEQSRAGGSLLGTREYLNERPWADWVDDTVAELRSTPGVLVLERTTAFGVYQDGFVLALQRRTDHLGFDAPADAARQRVWRIRAAQTVLATGAHERPVVFADNDRPGIMLAGSARTYLHRYGVLPGSRAVVLATNDSAYVAALDLANAGMDVAMVVDARPTAPRLLRARCYAREIEVRTGHVVTGTEGGDRVSGVRVAPVEGSDGTVETVACDTLLVSGGWNPVVHLFSQAGGTLRYDAGLGAYVPGEELPTVRVAGSATGALDLAACLRQGWEAGCGAALATGARPDEVVLPASDSRAEEQPGLVLLRVPGGEPEEDAPDTRFVDLQRDATVSDVLRATGAGLSSLEHVKRYTTIGTAHDQGKTSGMIAAGIVAEALGVELSDQRPTTFRPPYTPVSFAALAGRDRGVLHDPVRVTSVHPWHVARGALFEDVGQWKRPWYFPLPGEDMDIAVLRECRAAREGVALMDGSTLGKIDVQGRDAGRFLDMLYTNKMSGLRVGKIRYGLMCGVDGMVIDDGTVIRLAEDRFLVTTTTGNAAMVLDWMEEWLQTEWPDLDVYAASVTEHWATLPLVGPRSRDVLAALAPGLDVSNEAFEFMAWRDTVLDVGPGVTARVCRISFSGELAYEINVTAWHGPAVWEALMAAGERYGITPYGTETMHVLRAEKGYPIVGQDTDATVTPQDLGMSWAVSKKKADFLGRRSFARAENNRPDRKQLVGLLPLDRDVRLPEGAQVVDTDELPEPPVRMLGHVTSSYRSAALDRTFALAVVRSGRERVGERLYVPVGDGLVPITVTESVLYDKEGARREG
- a CDS encoding GNAT family N-acetyltransferase, producing MTTSELVTAADVELMQGLAQRVTATHPELVNSDASFGELAWNWGRAHTAQGSSWRRRLWSSGGELVAWGWAQLPCSVRLSDGTVANATGAYLAYQVHPDHADLVDEVIDWFDATAPGLERTVLPGASDGFALERWAAHGYVPDPDGQGDTGSWTQLNQRDLTDVEPPKLPGGYTFRTADEAGEEAAVRAHLNAWGPRAYSVEAYRDLRGTNGYRGDLHVLVEAPDGTMASSAIMWLDGANRTVEFEPMGTHPDHRRLGLGRAVLLHGMRLAREAGAVQATVACLGAPGHPAARELYYGAGFRELCRDVPLLKPATAA